Proteins encoded by one window of Xiphophorus couchianus chromosome 13, X_couchianus-1.0, whole genome shotgun sequence:
- the smap2 gene encoding stromal membrane-associated protein 2 encodes MTGKSVKDVDRYQAVLNSLLALEENKYCADCDSKGPRWASWNLGIFVCIRCAGIHRNLGVHISKVKSVNLDQWTQEQVQCVQEMGNAKAKRLYEAFLPECFQRPETDQAAEIFIRDKYEKKKYMDKVIDIQMLRKEKSCDNIPKEPVVFEKMKLKKEVSPKTDSQAVTDLLGLDAPTPSPAVSNGGGCVPDSNESPAASNPAQAQSALDLFGSLPAPSSVSSTKTTPASSSLPQSRVTASVPENLSLFMDPKPKAEEGAVKKLSKDSILSLYASTPSLHASGMATHGLYMNRIGFPTHPYGPYHSLAQVGGMGGAMMTSQMAMMGQQQSGLMGVHQNSMIGAQQNCMMGQQNGLMGGQGVMAQPSGAVATPYMTGMGQGMMGQQQSGMVLQQQNGVLAPQQSGVTGQQQVGGMGPLPHQQMYGVQQGQQLQWNMAQMTQQVAGMNLYSTNGMAGYGSQHTGSSTAPSSAHMTAHVWK; translated from the exons ATGACGGGCAAATCTGTGAAAGACGTTGACAGATACCAGGCGGTGCTCAACTCTCTGCTGGCGCTGGAGGAGAACAAATACTGCGCCGACTGCGACTCTAAAG GTCCAAGATGGGCTTCCTGGAATTTAGGCATCTTCGTTTGCATCCGCTGTGCTGGGATTCATCGAAATCTTGGGGTCCACATCTCAAAGGTCAAGTCTGTCAACTTGGATCAGTGGACACAGGAGCAGGTCCAG TGCGTTCAAGAGATGGGAAACGCCAAGGCCAAGCGTCTCTACGAGGCCTTTTTACCTGAATGCTTCCAGAGGCCCGAGACAGACCAAGCTGCAGAGATCTTCATCAGGGACAAGTATGAGAAAAAGAAGTATATGGATAAAGTTATTGACATCCAGATGCTCAGG aaagaaaaaagttgtgaCAACATCCCTAAGGAGCCTGTTGTGTTTGAGAAAATGAAACTG AAAAAAGAGGTGAGCCCGAAGACAGATTCCCAGGCCGTTACAGATCTACTTGGACTCG ATGCACCTACTCCCAGTCCTGCGGTGTCTAATGGTGGAGGATGTGTTCCAGACAGTAACGAGAGCCCGGCAGCGTCTAATCCAGCTCAGGCACAATCTGCTCTGGATCTCTTTGGTTCTCTTCCAGCCCCATCCTCAGTGTCCTCTACGAAAACTACG CCTGCATCCAGCTCCTTGCCTCAAAGCAGAGTCACCGCCTCAGTGCCTGAAAACCTCAGCTTGTTCATGGATCCAAAACCCAAAGCAGAGGAAGGCGCCGTCAAGAAGCTGTCCAAGGATTCCATCCTGTCCCTGTACGCCTCCACGCCTTCGCTGCACGCCAGCGGTATGGCCACACACG GCTTATATATGAACAGAATAGGATTCCCGACACATCCTTACGGCCCATACCATTCTTTAGCCCAGGTTGGGGGGATGGGAGGCGCCATGATGACGTCACAAATGGCCATGATGGGTCAGCAGCAGAGTGGTTTAATGGGGGTTCACCAGAACAGCATGATCGGAGCCCAGCAGAACTGCATGATGGGACAGCAGAACGGATTAATGGGCGGTCAGGGTGTCATGGCTCAGCCAAGCGGCGCTGTGGCAACACCTTACATGACAGGGATGGGCCAGGGAATGATGGGACAGCAGCAAAGTGGAATGGTCTTGCAGCAGCAGAATGGAGTATTGGCTCCACAGCAGAGTGGGGTGACGGGACAGCAGCAGGTTGGAGGCATGGGCCCATTACCTCACCAGCAAATGTACGGAGTGCAACAAGGCCAGCAGCTTCAGTGGAACATGGCTCAG aTGACTCAGCAAGTAGCTGGCATGAATCTCTACAGCACCAACGGCATGGCAGGATACGGGAGCCAACACACAGGAAGCTCAACAGCTCCGAGTTCGGCGCACATGACAGCACACGTCTGGAAGTGA